A genomic region of Leptospira barantonii contains the following coding sequences:
- the tsaE gene encoding tRNA (adenosine(37)-N6)-threonylcarbamoyltransferase complex ATPase subunit type 1 TsaE → MEIEFQNLKLEELDKPADFIASLIVSSLEQNLHPIFLFTGLMGAGKTTFTSRLVKKISPNANVNSPTYTLINEYPIPLNANRNSSGFDSSSNTESNSEELKFYHFDLHRLKSPGELEDLGFEEIWGKAGVSIIEWWQIAKEDLEILPLKIEAVFETVSEEERNITFKSSDIEKFPALKSIWKESKGNPV, encoded by the coding sequence TTGGAAATAGAATTTCAGAATCTCAAGCTGGAAGAATTAGATAAACCCGCCGATTTTATTGCGTCTTTGATCGTCTCCTCTTTGGAGCAAAATCTTCATCCCATTTTTTTATTTACGGGTTTGATGGGAGCCGGTAAGACAACGTTTACTTCGAGATTGGTGAAAAAAATCTCACCAAACGCAAATGTCAATTCTCCCACTTACACTTTGATCAACGAATATCCGATTCCTTTGAATGCGAATCGGAATTCTTCCGGATTTGATTCTTCATCGAATACAGAATCGAATTCGGAAGAATTAAAGTTCTATCACTTTGATCTTCATCGTCTGAAATCGCCCGGCGAGCTGGAAGATTTAGGATTCGAGGAAATCTGGGGGAAGGCCGGAGTTTCCATCATCGAATGGTGGCAAATCGCAAAGGAAGATTTGGAAATTCTTCCTTTAAAAATCGAAGCCGTGTTCGAAACGGTTTCCGAGGAAGAAAGAAATATCACATTCAAAAGTTCCGATATAGAAAAATTTCCGGCACTAAAAAGTATTTGGAAAGAATCAAAAGGAAATCCGGTATGA
- the tsaB gene encoding tRNA (adenosine(37)-N6)-threonylcarbamoyltransferase complex dimerization subunit type 1 TsaB, giving the protein MKKILFFDATNQWIIVESFSLNETNELETVASYSGIHPRESSKLLIQELRNVLQKSDWKSPDLIVSALGPGSFTGLRIAVATARNLSQLWRIPAIGFDSLNVYTSFYYEEVGDPVLVGIEAKQKKIYFGMEDTRGFFGSIDVKPNELLEKIPEDRLQAFLTSQKYSDNPEFFSGNLILENLPSASAILNRNIDTIREALEFPDRFPFWKLAPNYIRGTYVDDKSTV; this is encoded by the coding sequence ATGAAAAAGATTCTATTCTTCGACGCGACAAATCAGTGGATTATCGTAGAATCCTTTTCTCTAAACGAAACGAACGAGCTCGAAACGGTTGCTTCGTATTCCGGAATTCATCCCAGGGAATCCTCGAAACTCCTCATCCAAGAATTGAGAAACGTTCTTCAAAAATCGGATTGGAAATCACCCGATTTGATCGTAAGCGCGCTTGGTCCCGGTTCTTTTACGGGTCTTAGGATCGCGGTTGCGACCGCTCGAAATCTTTCCCAGCTTTGGAGAATTCCCGCGATCGGTTTTGACAGCTTGAACGTTTATACTTCGTTCTATTACGAAGAGGTCGGAGATCCGGTGCTCGTCGGAATCGAGGCGAAACAAAAAAAAATTTATTTCGGAATGGAAGATACGCGGGGATTTTTCGGATCTATCGATGTAAAACCGAACGAGCTCTTGGAGAAAATTCCGGAAGATCGTTTACAAGCTTTCTTAACCTCGCAAAAGTATTCGGATAATCCGGAATTCTTTTCGGGAAATTTAATATTAGAAAATCTTCCTTCCGCTTCGGCGATTCTGAATCGAAACATCGATACGATTCGGGAAGCTCTGGAATTTCCGGATCGATTTCCATTTTGGAAACTCGCGCCGAACTACATACGTGGAACATACGTCGACGATAAGTCAACGGTTTAG
- a CDS encoding ribonuclease R family protein, with product MNIKKKQTKQKKTSKPQTTSKKTFQKSDRSRNDRNSGRSEGFRENEIGKKILKYLQSRAGSVIQFKDLSAKILREENQNSYGKKREKWQFQEKEREISETLRILETEGLIELEKKNIIVNPSQKLQGTISISKRGDGFVKLPSGMEIFVPGQFAQSAIQGDLVEVQPYGIGKKGRLEGEVTEILRRGRDLYRMIVTEKDPKFIFGKLLDIDGEEKEGYLLRKTILTDLQDEIKSGDVLVVKLKEETEHERNLYEVQFLRFESDTKEDLDLMRMLMKFNYSILYPENITLDLPEEVEENTVDDWASRVDLRDLKCITIDGEYSKDFDDAISFVEEKNRIRFYVHIADVSHYVRPGTDLDEEAYNRATSVYLGSRVVPMLPPELSENLCSLVAGKNRLAFTVEMEADWKGKITHAKYYKSVIKVTERYTYNRAESEILSGDSKNWIFRMNEFAKVLRAKRVEDGRVDLNLKENKVVTDSEHNVVEIAVQDRLQAHILIEEFMLSANIKVAEYIRKKKHPTLYRVHEPMNEEKLESLNAFLQLNGIKTLLKDSSYEAIRVVLKELEGKPAERLFNMFLLRTFMQAYYSGEHLGHWGLGFEDYCHFTSPIRRYPDLVCHRVLQNILLSKKPVYTPEEMVTSGLHCSHQERKATDAERDYYKLKACRYLEKTGIKEFSATITGCKPFLIFVDLENPMVDACLLSSEFTDEGEIRLETDFSFYSKKYSKIYTLGDKIEVELDRIDYEEIKIFVKMKKFQKKV from the coding sequence ATGAATATAAAGAAAAAACAAACAAAACAGAAGAAGACTTCAAAACCTCAAACAACATCAAAGAAAACCTTTCAAAAATCCGATCGAAGCAGAAACGATAGAAACTCCGGCAGATCCGAAGGATTTCGAGAAAACGAAATCGGAAAAAAAATCCTGAAATATCTCCAATCCAGAGCGGGTTCCGTAATTCAGTTCAAGGATCTCAGCGCTAAAATTCTCAGAGAGGAGAATCAAAATTCTTACGGTAAAAAAAGGGAGAAGTGGCAGTTTCAAGAAAAGGAAAGGGAAATTTCCGAAACGTTGCGAATCCTTGAAACCGAAGGTTTGATCGAATTAGAAAAAAAGAATATCATCGTCAATCCGAGTCAGAAACTACAAGGAACGATTTCCATCAGCAAACGTGGAGACGGTTTCGTAAAACTTCCTTCCGGTATGGAAATATTCGTTCCGGGTCAGTTCGCACAATCCGCGATTCAAGGCGATCTTGTCGAAGTTCAACCGTACGGAATCGGTAAAAAAGGAAGACTCGAAGGAGAAGTCACAGAGATTCTCAGACGGGGTCGCGATTTGTATCGTATGATCGTAACGGAAAAAGATCCGAAATTTATTTTCGGAAAACTTTTGGATATCGACGGTGAAGAGAAAGAAGGTTATTTGCTCCGCAAAACCATTCTTACGGATCTGCAAGACGAAATAAAATCGGGCGACGTTCTTGTGGTAAAACTTAAGGAAGAAACGGAACACGAAAGAAATTTATACGAGGTTCAATTCCTTCGTTTCGAATCGGATACCAAAGAGGATTTGGATCTGATGAGAATGCTGATGAAATTCAATTACAGCATTCTTTATCCGGAAAACATTACTCTCGATCTTCCCGAAGAAGTGGAAGAGAACACAGTGGACGATTGGGCTTCCCGGGTCGATCTTAGGGATTTAAAGTGTATCACGATCGACGGAGAATATTCGAAGGACTTCGATGATGCAATTAGCTTCGTAGAAGAAAAAAACCGAATTCGTTTTTACGTTCACATCGCCGATGTTTCGCATTACGTTCGGCCGGGTACGGATTTGGACGAAGAAGCGTATAACCGCGCGACTTCGGTTTATTTAGGAAGCCGGGTCGTTCCAATGCTTCCACCGGAGTTATCCGAGAATCTTTGTTCTCTCGTTGCGGGTAAAAACCGTCTCGCCTTTACCGTCGAAATGGAAGCGGATTGGAAAGGTAAAATCACACACGCAAAGTATTATAAAAGTGTAATTAAGGTGACGGAACGATATACTTACAATCGCGCCGAATCCGAAATTCTTTCCGGAGATTCTAAAAACTGGATTTTTAGAATGAACGAATTCGCGAAGGTCTTGAGAGCAAAACGCGTCGAAGATGGAAGGGTCGACCTGAACTTAAAAGAAAACAAGGTCGTCACGGATTCGGAACACAATGTCGTCGAAATCGCCGTTCAAGACCGTTTGCAGGCGCATATTCTGATCGAAGAGTTTATGCTTTCTGCGAACATTAAGGTTGCTGAATATATCCGAAAGAAAAAACACCCTACCCTTTATCGGGTTCACGAACCGATGAACGAGGAAAAACTCGAATCTCTCAACGCTTTCCTACAACTCAACGGAATCAAAACCTTACTCAAGGATTCCAGCTACGAAGCGATTCGCGTCGTTCTGAAAGAATTGGAAGGAAAACCGGCCGAAAGATTGTTCAACATGTTTCTGTTGAGAACCTTTATGCAGGCGTATTATTCCGGCGAACATCTCGGACATTGGGGATTGGGTTTCGAGGATTATTGTCATTTCACTTCTCCGATTCGAAGATATCCGGATTTGGTTTGTCATCGGGTTTTACAAAACATTCTTTTGAGCAAAAAACCGGTTTATACCCCGGAAGAAATGGTCACGTCCGGTCTTCATTGTTCTCATCAGGAACGAAAAGCAACGGATGCGGAACGAGATTATTATAAACTCAAGGCTTGTCGTTATCTGGAGAAAACCGGAATCAAAGAATTCTCCGCGACGATTACGGGTTGTAAGCCGTTCTTGATCTTTGTGGATTTGGAAAATCCGATGGTGGATGCTTGTTTACTTTCTTCCGAATTTACGGACGAAGGTGAGATTCGTTTGGAAACGGACTTTTCATTCTATTCGAAAAAGTATTCCAAGATTTATACTTTGGGAGATAAGATCGAAGTAGAACTTGATCGAATCGATTACGAAGAGATCAAGATCTTTGTGAAAATGAAAAAATTCCAGAAGAAAGTATAG
- a CDS encoding GMC family oxidoreductase N-terminal domain-containing protein, whose protein sequence is MGGIPAANDKIITPKKHKEIIERENIKNGTWELKADAVVIGSGAGGAVAAATLAKQGWNVVLIEEGSYFTPAQFTGEEFMSSARLYRDAGFIISEEQTLSILQGRTVGGSTTVNWQTSLYPPDYVTAEWDKRFGLKGYSRQEMDPFVSSVHERLGVHPVPQNLINANNNTLMKGGKALGLHPEVLNNNNRGCIGLGRCGLGCPINAKQSMFLTYIPDAIESGATVIANMKAQVIHDGTTKVVVADFTPDPYEKAPDVVIKKLKVSAKVVVVSAGAIEGPALLQRSGLGNDWVGRNLKVHPTSTIFAIFDEKINMFSGPPQSAVIKDGHNQDNTGYGFWLEVAPFRPTLAASLIPFYGKKQFEQIERYSNMSAGIVLVRDGADGEANASVKWSLGRRKVYFELTQGDGKNMLRGLKMLAEVQVAAGAKELIFPFPDMETPLAVDRNSKFDWILEKKFNPGSLLVGSAHPHGSIQAADSPEKGAVDPSLELYGHKNIFVIDASVYPTGLSVNPQITTMSLALRASEVLASKRQEKLGNLL, encoded by the coding sequence ATGGGCGGAATTCCAGCGGCGAATGATAAGATCATCACACCGAAAAAGCATAAGGAAATTATAGAAAGAGAAAACATCAAAAACGGAACCTGGGAATTGAAGGCCGACGCGGTCGTAATCGGTTCCGGTGCGGGCGGCGCGGTTGCGGCGGCGACTCTTGCGAAACAGGGATGGAACGTCGTTTTGATCGAGGAAGGTTCTTACTTTACTCCGGCTCAATTTACCGGGGAAGAATTTATGTCTTCGGCAAGATTGTATCGAGACGCAGGCTTTATCATTTCGGAAGAACAAACTCTGAGTATTCTTCAGGGAAGAACGGTCGGCGGTTCGACTACAGTGAACTGGCAGACTTCCTTATATCCGCCCGATTACGTAACTGCGGAATGGGACAAACGATTCGGTTTGAAAGGATATTCCAGACAAGAAATGGATCCGTTCGTTTCTTCCGTTCATGAAAGATTGGGAGTTCATCCGGTTCCACAGAATCTGATCAACGCGAATAACAACACTTTGATGAAAGGCGGAAAGGCCTTAGGACTTCATCCCGAAGTTCTCAATAATAACAACAGGGGTTGTATCGGTTTGGGAAGATGCGGACTCGGTTGTCCGATCAACGCAAAACAATCGATGTTTTTGACTTACATCCCGGACGCAATCGAATCGGGTGCGACGGTGATCGCCAACATGAAGGCTCAGGTCATTCACGACGGAACTACGAAAGTTGTAGTCGCGGATTTTACTCCCGATCCTTACGAAAAGGCTCCCGATGTAGTCATCAAGAAGTTAAAGGTTTCCGCGAAGGTTGTCGTCGTAAGTGCGGGTGCGATCGAAGGTCCGGCTCTTTTACAAAGATCAGGCTTGGGCAACGATTGGGTGGGAAGAAATTTAAAAGTACATCCTACAAGTACGATCTTCGCCATTTTTGACGAGAAGATCAATATGTTCTCCGGTCCTCCTCAATCCGCTGTGATCAAAGACGGTCACAATCAAGACAACACGGGTTATGGATTTTGGCTCGAAGTCGCTCCGTTCCGTCCTACGTTAGCCGCTTCTTTGATTCCTTTTTACGGAAAGAAACAATTCGAACAGATCGAAAGGTATTCGAACATGAGCGCGGGAATCGTTTTGGTTCGCGACGGTGCGGACGGCGAAGCAAACGCATCCGTCAAATGGTCCTTGGGAAGAAGAAAGGTTTATTTCGAACTTACACAAGGCGACGGAAAGAATATGCTTCGCGGTTTAAAAATGTTGGCCGAGGTACAAGTAGCCGCGGGCGCAAAAGAATTGATCTTTCCGTTCCCCGATATGGAAACTCCCCTTGCGGTGGATCGTAATTCTAAGTTTGATTGGATTCTCGAAAAGAAATTCAATCCGGGAAGTTTACTCGTAGGTTCGGCGCATCCGCACGGATCGATTCAAGCGGCGGATTCTCCCGAAAAAGGAGCTGTGGATCCGAGTTTGGAATTGTATGGACACAAAAATATTTTTGTGATCGATGCTTCCGTATACCCAACGGGTCTTTCGGTCAATCCTCAGATTACGACCATGAGTTTGGCGCTTCGGGCTTCGGAAGTGCTTGCATCAAAAAGGCAGGAAAAATTAGGAAATTTATTATAA